The Paenibacillus tianjinensis genome has a window encoding:
- a CDS encoding iron-sulfur cluster assembly accessory protein, translating into MKCKINRNAAKVLKDMLSSQEAEGKKIRVVITQNHGDHGHYDVTLDTPTEHDEVVATDKGIEVLLDTREPLLDGVWIQYFYVPQEGFFITNPSTGFLEK; encoded by the coding sequence ATGAAATGTAAAATCAATCGCAATGCAGCTAAAGTTTTGAAGGATATGCTGAGCAGTCAGGAAGCGGAAGGGAAAAAGATTCGTGTAGTCATTACACAGAATCACGGGGATCACGGCCACTATGATGTAACCCTAGATACGCCCACCGAGCATGATGAAGTTGTCGCTACAGACAAGGGGATCGAGGTATTGCTGGATACGCGTGAGCCGCTTCTGGATGGCGTTTGGATACAATATTTTTATGTGCCGCAAGAGGGCTTCTTCATCACGAATCCATCAACCGGTTTTCTTGAAAAATAA
- a CDS encoding ArsR/SmtB family transcription factor: MIKANSEQKFMPLYEALASEVRWEIMSLIADNEMNVKDIADRLKLSPSIVTMHIRKLEQAGLVGSHRVRLYGGTHKMCFLKKKAVEIELPSAGQSAKRREQSISVGHYTAFEVHPTCGLGTREKEIGVWDDPRYFLDPERVHAAILWFGWGYIEYKMPNYLLADQRAEAIEISVEIASEAPGLRDYWPSDIEFVFNGLSLGTWTSPADFGRAARGKLTPEWWHRNVNQYGLLKTIRIDSSGTFMDEERMSEVTLADIRLGESFWTLRFAVDEHAVNAGGLTLYGSGFGNHDQDIVIRVYLSGDH, translated from the coding sequence ATCATCAAAGCGAACAGTGAACAGAAGTTTATGCCGTTATATGAAGCGCTGGCAAGTGAAGTCAGATGGGAGATCATGAGTCTTATTGCTGATAATGAGATGAATGTAAAGGATATTGCGGACCGCCTAAAACTCAGCCCTTCGATCGTCACTATGCACATCCGGAAACTCGAACAGGCCGGACTCGTAGGAAGTCACAGGGTAAGGCTGTACGGGGGGACACACAAAATGTGCTTTCTAAAAAAGAAAGCCGTCGAGATTGAACTGCCGTCTGCTGGCCAATCCGCCAAGCGCAGGGAGCAAAGTATTTCAGTTGGTCATTATACCGCTTTTGAAGTCCACCCCACCTGCGGGCTTGGTACACGGGAGAAGGAGATCGGGGTTTGGGACGACCCGCGTTATTTTCTTGATCCCGAGCGGGTTCATGCTGCAATTCTGTGGTTTGGATGGGGCTATATCGAATACAAAATGCCTAACTATCTGCTTGCCGATCAGAGGGCGGAGGCCATCGAAATTTCGGTGGAGATCGCTTCGGAGGCTCCCGGATTAAGAGACTATTGGCCATCGGATATTGAGTTTGTCTTCAACGGGCTCTCTCTAGGCACCTGGACAAGTCCGGCGGATTTCGGAAGAGCTGCACGGGGGAAGCTGACCCCCGAATGGTGGCATCGTAATGTGAATCAATACGGATTATTAAAGACGATTCGTATTGACTCATCAGGTACATTTATGGATGAAGAGCGGATGTCGGAGGTAACCCTCGCGGATATCAGGCTAGGGGAGTCTTTCTGGACGCTGCGCTTCGCGGTTGATGAGCATGCAGTGAACGCAGGGGGATTAACACTGTATGGTTCCGGATTCGGCAATCACGACCAGGACATTGTAATCCGTGTCTATCTAAGCGGTGATCATTAA
- a CDS encoding PadR family transcriptional regulator has protein sequence MGRDKNLPLTETVYYILLAVIEPAHGYLIMQKVEELSAGQVRMAAGTLYGALENLVKLKFIQPVASEDSRRKVYAITQKGMDILRLDFERMKHMVSVTTDRLQ, from the coding sequence ATGGGAAGAGATAAAAATTTGCCGTTAACCGAAACCGTTTATTACATTCTGCTGGCTGTGATTGAACCGGCGCATGGTTATCTAATTATGCAAAAGGTGGAGGAGCTTAGCGCCGGGCAAGTTCGAATGGCTGCGGGTACCCTGTATGGCGCACTTGAGAATCTAGTGAAACTAAAGTTCATTCAGCCTGTGGCCAGTGAAGACAGCCGCCGCAAGGTTTATGCTATTACCCAAAAAGGAATGGATATTCTGCGCCTTGACTTTGAGCGAATGAAGCACATGGTTTCCGTGACGACAGATCGATTGCAATGA
- a CDS encoding ATP-binding protein yields the protein MNFPVNILLVDDHPENLVAIEAILSGEPYRLVRAYSGMEALRCLLEEEFAVIVMDVQMPEMDGFETAGIIRTREKNKYVPIIFMTATRNTQENIFAGYSVGAVDYMTKPLVPQIFKSKIEGYVSMYEANKTLQIQSEMLKEQTKQMEKTNQALSKAKEAAEIASRVKSEFLAMMSHEIRTPLNGIIGMSDLLLACDLPEEYAEMAGIIHKSGNALLSVINHILDFSKIESGKIELEEAPFSLQHCLNETIDLFTAQTRERNLEMVLMVDPLLPSRIIGDMNRLRQVLNNLVGNAVKFTPEGSVYIMVNKLAETSDSLTLEFIIKDTGIGIPPDKIPELFQPFSQLDASTTRKFGGTGLGLSISKSLIELMGGTIRVEPSDEPGATFIFTVDAKPYLSPDSFTQTPDEPALKPVRTDITINNDTRL from the coding sequence ATGAATTTTCCAGTTAACATCCTGCTCGTAGACGATCACCCGGAAAACCTGGTTGCCATTGAAGCGATTCTGAGCGGAGAACCCTATCGACTGGTTCGTGCTTATTCCGGGATGGAAGCTTTGCGGTGTTTATTGGAAGAGGAGTTTGCTGTCATTGTCATGGACGTGCAAATGCCGGAAATGGACGGGTTCGAGACAGCCGGTATCATCCGGACCCGGGAGAAAAATAAATACGTGCCAATCATCTTCATGACGGCAACCAGGAATACCCAGGAGAATATCTTTGCCGGTTATTCGGTTGGTGCAGTGGATTACATGACGAAACCTCTCGTTCCGCAAATTTTCAAATCCAAAATTGAGGGTTACGTCAGCATGTATGAAGCTAACAAAACCCTTCAGATCCAAAGCGAAATGTTAAAAGAACAAACGAAGCAGATGGAGAAAACGAACCAGGCGCTCAGCAAGGCCAAGGAAGCGGCGGAAATTGCCTCTCGTGTAAAGTCAGAGTTTCTGGCCATGATGAGCCATGAAATCCGCACACCGTTAAATGGAATTATCGGCATGTCGGATTTGCTTCTGGCCTGCGATTTACCTGAGGAATATGCTGAAATGGCGGGGATTATTCACAAGAGCGGCAATGCACTGCTCTCTGTGATCAATCACATCCTGGATTTTTCCAAAATCGAATCCGGAAAGATCGAACTGGAAGAAGCGCCGTTCTCTCTACAGCACTGCCTGAATGAAACGATTGATTTGTTTACCGCCCAAACCAGGGAACGGAACCTGGAAATGGTATTAATGGTCGATCCCTTATTGCCATCCAGGATAATTGGAGATATGAATCGCCTCCGTCAGGTTTTGAATAATCTTGTGGGCAACGCTGTGAAGTTTACACCTGAGGGCAGTGTATACATAATGGTTAACAAGCTCGCCGAGACGTCGGATTCGCTTACGCTTGAATTTATTATAAAGGATACCGGAATCGGTATCCCTCCGGATAAGATACCTGAACTATTTCAGCCCTTCTCCCAGCTTGATGCCTCAACTACCCGTAAGTTTGGAGGCACGGGGCTTGGATTATCGATCAGTAAATCCCTGATCGAATTAATGGGAGGCACGATAAGGGTAGAACCGTCGGATGAACCCGGTGCAACGTTCATTTTTACGGTTGATGCCAAACCGTACTTGAGCCCGGACTCCTTCACTCAGACTCCGGACGAGCCGGCTCTGAAGCCCGTGAGAACGGATATTACGATCAACAACGATACTAGGCTCTGA
- a CDS encoding YiiG family protein, which yields MRTLKFVIAVILLGVMLSACSATSSTVNQGPAGVTSGERKEIEKYNAYVMLNNLMTGRINEVLVHYFEKFGVDTQPVIEKNLSFIMLDVAETEREVIDKANSYTSNQPAFANADPLVTKLTPVIKDLLSVLDDMKAYYDSKGYVDDDFAKGKQLHTRLVNANLAYETIATQYFTALQKLGNEQRQAELQKLKDADQQIRYNALKFMIDAEATAIEMDEQRITAGNVLQLDMTKFKAKYDVMTADLNALMTISKDKERIQKEGVNSFSIGNYVDAATEAKAAASKIIERINKKEPVSDSDLNGQFLHTTDGTPENFNYLLSKAIERYNEMN from the coding sequence TTGAGAACACTAAAATTCGTTATTGCAGTTATCCTGTTAGGTGTAATGTTGTCCGCCTGTTCTGCCACCTCATCCACCGTAAATCAAGGTCCTGCAGGCGTTACGTCCGGTGAGAGAAAAGAAATCGAAAAATACAATGCGTATGTAATGCTGAATAACCTGATGACCGGTCGAATCAATGAGGTTCTGGTTCATTATTTCGAAAAGTTCGGAGTGGATACACAGCCTGTAATCGAAAAAAACCTCAGCTTCATCATGCTTGACGTTGCTGAAACGGAGCGGGAGGTTATTGATAAAGCTAATAGCTATACCTCAAACCAGCCTGCTTTTGCAAACGCTGACCCCTTAGTGACCAAATTGACACCCGTCATCAAAGATTTGTTGTCCGTCCTCGACGATATGAAAGCCTACTATGATTCAAAAGGCTACGTGGATGATGATTTCGCAAAAGGAAAACAGCTGCATACCAGGCTGGTAAATGCCAATCTCGCTTACGAGACTATCGCCACCCAATACTTCACGGCTCTGCAAAAATTGGGTAACGAGCAGCGTCAGGCTGAACTGCAAAAACTGAAGGATGCAGACCAGCAGATCCGGTATAATGCCTTGAAGTTCATGATCGATGCCGAGGCTACGGCTATTGAAATGGATGAACAGAGAATCACCGCAGGCAATGTGCTGCAGCTTGATATGACGAAGTTTAAAGCGAAATACGACGTGATGACCGCAGACTTGAATGCGCTCATGACCATCTCCAAAGACAAGGAACGAATTCAAAAAGAAGGGGTTAACAGTTTCAGTATCGGGAATTACGTGGATGCAGCCACTGAGGCAAAAGCGGCCGCTTCCAAAATTATTGAACGTATCAATAAAAAGGAACCTGTATCTGATTCTGACCTGAACGGCCAGTTCCTGCACACTACGGACGGTACACCTGAGAATTTCAATTATCTGCTAAGCAAGGCTATCGAACGGTATAATGAAATGAATTAA
- a CDS encoding DUF2812 domain-containing protein, whose translation MNKFKFFTNFEEEENWLNDMAMQGYRFIKKTPFGYKFEPEGSKNVTIKMDYRTFKKREDFEDYCALFEDSGWEHISGTKSSGYQYFKKVGHQGNEEIFSDVDSNISRYKRLSDMWATLAISFIPILAALISTDAIDPGVLLDPKSLYFTPGLWDLNGLKFWRAFFFETPFALFRGLTWIIFPALIMLYLYFAYKANKQYKKI comes from the coding sequence ATGAATAAATTCAAGTTTTTCACTAACTTCGAAGAAGAAGAAAACTGGTTGAATGACATGGCGATGCAGGGTTACCGATTCATAAAAAAGACGCCTTTCGGTTATAAATTCGAACCTGAGGGGTCTAAGAATGTAACGATAAAGATGGATTACCGCACCTTTAAGAAGCGGGAGGATTTCGAAGACTATTGCGCTTTATTTGAAGACAGCGGATGGGAACATATCTCGGGAACCAAAAGCTCCGGATATCAATATTTTAAGAAAGTTGGCCATCAGGGAAACGAAGAGATCTTTTCGGATGTCGATTCCAATATCAGCCGCTATAAGCGGTTGTCGGATATGTGGGCTACCTTAGCTATTTCCTTCATTCCGATACTGGCGGCACTCATTTCAACAGATGCGATCGATCCGGGAGTATTGCTTGATCCGAAATCGCTATATTTCACTCCAGGACTATGGGATTTAAATGGCTTGAAATTCTGGAGGGCCTTTTTCTTCGAAACCCCATTCGCCCTGTTTAGAGGCTTAACATGGATTATATTCCCTGCCCTGATCATGCTATATCTGTATTTTGCATATAAGGCAAATAAACAATACAAGAAAATTTAA
- a CDS encoding nuclear transport factor 2 family protein yields the protein MMTNQTVTQEAVRERAQEAFRNHLKHLSGGDIKAWVDLWEENGLLEFPYGPAGFPDQKQGKAELYDYMQNFPKHFEVQFTDLVFHLTLDPELVIAEFKSTGKHRETGNPYNQTYISVVETKNGLITRYRDFWNPLVAIESVGSVNDAVRFSE from the coding sequence ATGATGACAAACCAAACCGTAACGCAAGAAGCAGTACGTGAACGAGCACAAGAGGCCTTCCGCAATCATCTAAAGCATCTGTCCGGCGGCGACATTAAGGCATGGGTTGACCTGTGGGAAGAGAACGGCCTGCTTGAGTTCCCCTACGGACCCGCAGGGTTCCCGGATCAAAAGCAAGGCAAGGCCGAGCTGTATGACTACATGCAGAACTTCCCGAAACATTTTGAGGTTCAGTTCACTGATCTTGTCTTCCATCTGACACTTGATCCAGAGCTTGTTATTGCAGAGTTCAAGTCTACCGGAAAGCATCGGGAAACAGGCAATCCTTACAACCAGACATACATCAGTGTCGTGGAGACCAAAAACGGCCTAATCACACGTTATCGTGACTTCTGGAATCCGCTAGTGGCGATTGAGTCGGTTGGCAGTGTTAATGATGCTGTGCGCTTCTCGGAATAA
- a CDS encoding ATP-binding protein: MDRINSIIGELLLLGKEIPSDQADCNLVQLVRQVVVLLNAQAHMTDNEIVMRTELDHLPLRCANNKLKQVFINILKNAIEASPRGAEITVELYREEDTGVIRIADTGPGIPNEILNRIGLPFFTTKSEGNGLGVMISRKIIHNHKGTLLFKANTPTGTIVEITLPVL; the protein is encoded by the coding sequence GTGGATCGAATCAATTCAATTATCGGCGAGCTGCTGCTGCTGGGCAAGGAAATCCCATCTGATCAGGCAGACTGCAATTTGGTCCAGCTGGTAAGACAAGTAGTCGTATTGTTGAATGCCCAGGCACATATGACCGACAATGAAATTGTCATGCGTACGGAACTCGACCATCTGCCGCTTAGGTGTGCGAATAACAAGCTGAAGCAGGTTTTCATTAATATTCTTAAAAATGCGATTGAAGCCAGTCCGCGGGGTGCGGAAATCACCGTAGAGCTGTACCGTGAGGAGGATACTGGAGTTATTCGAATCGCCGATACAGGGCCGGGCATACCGAACGAGATTCTGAACCGGATTGGCCTTCCTTTCTTCACGACCAAATCAGAGGGCAACGGGCTTGGGGTAATGATCAGCAGGAAAATTATCCACAATCACAAGGGTACCCTTCTATTCAAGGCGAACACACCGACGGGAACGATTGTAGAGATTACGTTGCCAGTGCTTTAA
- a CDS encoding glycoside hydrolase family 43 protein: MKYNNPVIKGFYPDPSVCKVGERYYLVCSSFQYFPGVPVFESKDLINWKQIGHCLTRESQIQLGNVSSSGGVFAPTIRHNNGRFYMTTTNETGHQNFYVWTDDIYGEWSEAIFVDQGGIDPDLYFEDGKAFFMSNGTDDNGIGGIVQCEIDIETGAKLSPSRSIWQGAGGRYLESPHMYKIDGLYYLMAAEGGTEYGHMVIYARGESVSGPFEAYPGNPVLTNRNLGGYELQGVGHGDLIQDNDGNWWMLHLGFRQTGRWLTYHHLGREVFLTPVTFGGDGWFTAGHNGTTLTSFETDRISSQVIQQEKTSFTFENTDWKLDWCYLRHPVTGNYLLEPHKVTLKGTAVSLDIPETPTFIGLRQRDFNADISCEVSLTDGEAGITLYMDENHHYDLAVRKTATGYEAIERLNIGDIKSVEAEASLGGDNHATLIIRATPERYSFLIHESGRETLLGTAQTRYLSSEVAGGFTGVLIGLYAYGEDATAEFTNFKCEYL, encoded by the coding sequence ATGAAATACAACAACCCGGTCATCAAAGGATTTTATCCTGACCCCAGTGTATGCAAGGTTGGAGAACGCTATTATCTGGTTTGCAGTTCTTTTCAGTACTTTCCCGGCGTTCCGGTTTTCGAGAGTAAAGACCTGATTAACTGGAAGCAAATTGGTCATTGTCTGACCAGGGAGAGTCAGATTCAGCTCGGCAATGTAAGCAGTTCAGGTGGTGTATTCGCCCCAACGATCCGGCACAACAACGGAAGATTCTACATGACCACAACCAACGAAACCGGGCATCAAAATTTTTATGTATGGACCGACGATATTTACGGTGAATGGTCTGAAGCAATCTTTGTGGATCAGGGCGGAATCGATCCCGATTTGTATTTTGAAGACGGAAAGGCCTTTTTTATGAGCAACGGGACAGATGATAACGGTATCGGCGGTATTGTCCAGTGTGAAATTGACATTGAAACCGGCGCCAAGCTGTCGCCAAGCCGTTCCATTTGGCAAGGGGCCGGCGGACGATATCTGGAAAGCCCTCATATGTATAAAATTGATGGCCTGTATTACCTGATGGCGGCTGAAGGCGGAACGGAATACGGCCATATGGTTATTTATGCGCGCGGAGAGTCAGTCTCCGGCCCGTTCGAAGCCTATCCGGGCAATCCCGTACTGACCAACCGCAATTTGGGCGGTTATGAGCTTCAGGGGGTTGGCCATGGCGATTTAATTCAAGATAATGATGGAAACTGGTGGATGCTGCATTTGGGCTTCCGGCAAACCGGCCGCTGGCTTACCTACCATCATCTTGGACGCGAAGTGTTCCTTACACCGGTTACATTTGGTGGGGACGGCTGGTTCACAGCGGGACATAACGGCACTACACTTACGAGCTTTGAGACCGACCGGATCTCCAGCCAGGTTATTCAGCAGGAAAAAACGTCTTTCACTTTCGAGAACACCGATTGGAAGCTGGACTGGTGTTATCTTCGTCATCCTGTGACCGGCAATTATCTGCTGGAACCGCATAAGGTGACATTAAAGGGAACCGCAGTGTCACTGGATATTCCGGAAACACCGACCTTTATCGGCCTTCGCCAAAGAGATTTTAACGCCGACATTTCATGCGAAGTCAGCCTTACCGACGGTGAAGCCGGCATCACGCTCTATATGGATGAGAATCATCATTACGATTTGGCTGTACGTAAAACTGCAACCGGTTATGAAGCTATCGAGCGGCTGAATATTGGTGATATTAAATCTGTTGAAGCGGAAGCAAGTCTCGGAGGCGATAACCATGCTACTCTGATAATCCGGGCAACTCCTGAGCGCTATAGCTTCCTTATTCACGAAAGCGGCAGAGAGACCCTCTTAGGTACGGCACAAACCCGGTACCTTTCCTCTGAAGTCGCAGGCGGATTTACAGGCGTGCTCATCGGCTTATATGCCTATGGGGAAGACGCAACCGCCGAGTTCACAAATTTCAAGTGCGAGTATCTATAA
- a CDS encoding SGNH/GDSL hydrolase family protein — translation MFKATEDHVKIIGRTHYYKDVLWLALSGGGVEFSFYGKKAEITLKGDAIALTGNNLARIGISVNGKRVIDDQMDQPLKSYTVFESDTEQEITVTVIKLSEAAMSTVGIQEIAVDAADGIKPTPPKLHTVEFIGDSITCGYGVDDEHELHSFSTATEDVTKTYAFLAAQQLQADYSMVSYSGYGIITGYTENDQKLTTHLLPDYYEKVGKSEGRFDDTLLPQELPWDFNKFIPDLIVINLGTNDDSYTKEDTGKQAEYAKAYVEFLKMVRSNNPKTPILCTLGIMGDRLYPYVEQAVKDYTRETGDSNISAMKFDVQLEADGYAADFHPSQATHRKAAKQLTDQIRALLRINVF, via the coding sequence GTGTTTAAAGCAACAGAGGATCATGTCAAAATCATCGGGCGGACCCACTATTATAAGGATGTACTGTGGCTGGCGCTTTCAGGCGGCGGAGTGGAATTTTCATTCTATGGAAAGAAAGCGGAGATTACCTTAAAAGGTGATGCTATTGCCTTAACCGGGAATAACCTGGCCCGTATTGGCATTAGTGTAAACGGAAAACGGGTCATTGACGATCAAATGGATCAGCCTTTGAAATCGTATACGGTATTCGAAAGCGATACGGAGCAGGAAATCACGGTAACGGTTATTAAATTATCAGAGGCGGCGATGTCAACGGTTGGGATTCAAGAAATCGCGGTTGATGCAGCAGATGGGATTAAGCCAACCCCGCCCAAATTACATACGGTTGAATTCATCGGCGATTCGATTACGTGCGGCTATGGCGTTGATGATGAGCATGAGCTGCATTCTTTTTCCACAGCCACAGAAGATGTCACCAAAACCTATGCGTTTTTGGCAGCCCAGCAGCTTCAGGCCGACTACAGCATGGTTTCGTACAGCGGATACGGCATTATTACAGGCTACACGGAAAATGATCAAAAGCTAACCACCCATCTACTTCCGGATTACTATGAAAAAGTAGGCAAGTCTGAGGGGAGATTTGATGATACGCTGCTGCCCCAGGAACTTCCTTGGGATTTCAACAAGTTCATACCTGACCTGATCGTCATTAACCTCGGAACAAACGATGATTCCTACACGAAAGAGGATACCGGTAAACAAGCGGAATATGCTAAGGCGTATGTTGAATTTCTTAAAATGGTCAGAAGTAACAATCCGAAGACCCCCATTCTGTGTACGCTGGGAATTATGGGAGATCGATTGTATCCTTATGTTGAACAAGCTGTTAAGGACTATACCCGGGAAACTGGTGACAGCAATATTTCCGCAATGAAGTTTGACGTGCAGCTGGAAGCTGACGGCTATGCCGCCGATTTCCACCCGTCCCAGGCCACACACCGGAAAGCCGCCAAGCAACTGACTGATCAGATTAGAGCGCTTTTGAGAATCAATGTATTTTAA
- a CDS encoding MFS transporter gives MNGTKYKGLALFILAVSQLVMALDYTIIFVAMPSLGSELGFSANHLQWVVSAYSLAFGGFLLIGGRLSDLMGRRRMFIIAMALFGLGSLLGGLAESQLMLIAARGLQGLGGALLSPATLSLIMSNFNEGPERNRAMGIWASMGGVGMSLGLLLGGALTSYVGWEATFLVNVPIALTAVILAPFVLTESKVPSGAKHYDAAGTISVTAGLLSVVYYLIQAPVEGWVSASALPFALTGMLLLLAFIAIEIRTKEPLISFRLFRGRNLTGAALTAFLFSASFGSLYYFLTLYTQDVLHYSAIQSGFSFLPLTLSAFAGAKLINKMLAKVGVAGTIASGMGLGAAGFLMLTGLSASGSAWSIIPGTVIIGIGQALVFTTMFIAGSAGIEPKEQGVASALISTGQQIGGAIGLAVIMAIISASLGTGSTLEHLQPADLNSAIHTAFLISAVTTLLGILVAFLALKQPKPSKFDDIKVTAAH, from the coding sequence ATGAACGGAACAAAATACAAAGGGTTGGCGCTGTTTATATTGGCGGTCTCGCAGCTGGTCATGGCACTGGATTATACAATTATTTTCGTGGCAATGCCGTCTTTGGGAAGTGAACTCGGATTTTCAGCGAATCATCTCCAGTGGGTGGTCAGTGCTTATTCCCTTGCTTTTGGGGGTTTCCTGCTCATCGGAGGGCGTTTATCTGATTTGATGGGGAGAAGACGCATGTTCATAATCGCGATGGCACTCTTCGGACTCGGCTCGCTCTTGGGCGGATTAGCGGAATCCCAGCTTATGTTAATAGCGGCTAGAGGACTGCAAGGACTAGGCGGGGCGCTGCTGTCGCCGGCCACCTTATCGCTTATTATGTCGAACTTCAACGAGGGGCCGGAACGTAACCGTGCGATGGGCATCTGGGCGTCAATGGGCGGGGTTGGCATGTCACTTGGCCTGCTGCTTGGAGGGGCTCTAACGAGCTACGTCGGATGGGAAGCGACCTTTCTGGTGAATGTGCCGATTGCACTTACAGCCGTTATTCTCGCGCCGTTTGTACTGACTGAAAGCAAGGTACCGTCAGGCGCCAAGCATTATGATGCGGCTGGAACAATATCGGTAACTGCAGGTCTGCTATCCGTTGTCTATTATCTGATTCAAGCACCGGTCGAAGGCTGGGTCAGCGCATCGGCACTTCCTTTCGCGTTGACCGGCATGCTGCTGCTGCTTGCTTTCATAGCCATTGAGATAAGAACAAAGGAGCCGCTGATATCCTTCCGCTTGTTCCGAGGCCGCAATCTTACGGGTGCTGCACTGACAGCATTTTTGTTCTCAGCTTCATTCGGCTCGCTGTATTACTTCCTGACGCTGTATACGCAAGACGTACTGCACTATTCGGCTATTCAATCGGGCTTTAGCTTCCTGCCGCTGACGCTTAGTGCCTTCGCCGGCGCCAAACTCATCAACAAAATGCTCGCAAAGGTCGGCGTGGCAGGTACGATCGCGTCAGGCATGGGGCTCGGAGCCGCCGGGTTCCTGATGCTGACGGGATTATCTGCGAGCGGATCAGCTTGGAGTATCATTCCCGGTACGGTGATCATCGGCATCGGTCAGGCTCTCGTCTTCACGACAATGTTCATTGCGGGCAGCGCTGGAATTGAGCCGAAAGAGCAGGGCGTCGCCTCCGCGCTGATCTCGACCGGTCAGCAAATCGGCGGAGCTATCGGCTTGGCGGTGATTATGGCAATTATTTCGGCAAGCCTGGGAACGGGTTCTACTCTCGAACACCTGCAGCCGGCAGATCTCAACTCCGCGATCCATACCGCGTTCCTGATCTCCGCTGTGACCACGCTGCTCGGTATTCTGGTAGCCTTTCTGGCCCTGAAGCAGCCAAAGCCGTCGAAGTTCGATGATATCAAGGTTACGGCAGCTCATTAA
- a CDS encoding TetR/AcrR family transcriptional regulator → MARNKEFDTNLVLHKAMEVFGHYGYEGTSMQLLLDGLGIARQSLYDTYGTKRDLFLRAVSHYVNEKSSAAVAYLAETVSVKKAITDIFEVIGETLRDELRRKECFILYSAIDQVPHDPEIAMLFNEDKKRLEQALYDALVRGVQQGEFSANRDLQALARYLYHARYGLTQAAKLTDDPLVIEQITKVTLSVLDQE, encoded by the coding sequence TTGGCAAGAAACAAAGAATTCGATACGAATCTCGTGCTGCATAAAGCGATGGAGGTGTTCGGGCATTATGGTTATGAAGGAACCTCCATGCAGCTTCTACTCGACGGCCTCGGCATTGCCCGTCAAAGTCTTTATGATACGTATGGCACGAAACGGGACCTTTTCCTAAGAGCGGTCAGCCATTACGTGAATGAAAAATCCTCTGCGGCTGTCGCCTATTTGGCGGAGACGGTGTCTGTAAAGAAAGCAATTACGGATATATTCGAGGTTATTGGTGAGACGCTCAGAGACGAGCTGCGCCGCAAGGAATGCTTCATTCTCTATAGCGCAATTGACCAGGTTCCGCATGACCCCGAAATCGCCATGCTGTTCAATGAGGATAAAAAACGGCTGGAGCAGGCACTTTACGATGCTTTGGTCCGGGGAGTGCAGCAGGGCGAGTTTAGCGCCAACCGGGATCTGCAGGCGCTGGCCCGTTACTTGTACCATGCTAGATACGGGCTGACGCAAGCGGCCAAATTGACGGATGATCCGCTCGTCATCGAGCAAATTACCAAGGTTACGTTATCTGTGCTAGACCAAGAATGA